Proteins found in one Candidatus Aegiribacteria sp. genomic segment:
- a CDS encoding PAS domain-containing protein yields MKQLDGIRNILSAITDAVVLVDSKKRITFMNAEAEKLTGFSAEDAAGKDIWEVCVFIEQNTRKSVTDDIDEILLRDGYLNFPVATVIIPRKEDEILIRGGVFLSDHSLGNPDAIEGVVFRNVSSRWLMDTSMQRNQKAEAIRILAGGIADNLNDLLTVLLARLSVISRNHNDRTAVFRSIRDSKKIIGKISSMISSLSPREDPGNINSKNICLFKNVIRSSLEIFTAAFPDLNIELAYPDRTGYTSIPSGFVEQIVVNLIMNAGEAVSGDGTISITACRIDLPQEIKPVNAGSYVILSVNDDGCGISDENLTRIIDPFYTTKRKQGGLGLSAVYSIVNSYKGYIAVRSKLGEGSSFSVYLPAAPGIVTETASDVIPGVFIAGFEQMEEQLLSRILEAVGCTVLPVTAESIKENSIPEDAKAAEYKLLLTDYDFYMSEIDLFTDLDILENVKIAVINESYHVPDNVDSNIVFIRRPLGIDSVAAAVTRCAWARPVETVKVGGSED; encoded by the coding sequence ATGAAGCAGCTGGACGGGATCAGAAATATTCTATCTGCTATCACAGACGCTGTTGTGCTCGTTGATTCCAAGAAACGAATAACTTTTATGAACGCGGAAGCGGAAAAACTTACAGGATTCAGCGCTGAGGATGCGGCGGGGAAGGATATCTGGGAGGTCTGCGTCTTTATCGAGCAGAATACACGAAAATCGGTTACAGATGATATAGATGAAATACTGCTAAGGGATGGATACTTGAATTTTCCCGTGGCTACTGTAATCATCCCCAGAAAGGAAGATGAAATACTGATAAGAGGAGGTGTCTTCCTGTCAGATCATTCGCTGGGAAATCCTGATGCTATTGAAGGTGTGGTTTTCAGGAATGTCAGCTCAAGATGGTTAATGGACACGTCTATGCAGAGAAACCAGAAGGCTGAAGCCATCAGGATTCTTGCAGGAGGTATCGCGGACAACCTGAACGATCTTCTTACAGTTCTCCTGGCGAGGTTGTCCGTGATAAGCAGAAACCATAATGACAGAACCGCCGTTTTCAGGTCCATCCGCGATTCGAAGAAGATTATCGGCAAGATCAGTTCGATGATATCCAGTCTATCTCCCAGAGAGGATCCGGGGAACATTAACAGTAAGAATATCTGTCTTTTTAAGAATGTCATCAGGAGCAGCCTGGAAATTTTTACTGCTGCTTTTCCAGATCTTAATATAGAGCTGGCCTATCCTGACCGGACAGGTTATACAAGCATTCCTTCCGGGTTTGTGGAGCAGATAGTCGTGAACCTCATTATGAATGCCGGGGAGGCAGTCAGTGGTGATGGCACCATAAGTATCACAGCGTGCAGGATAGATCTTCCGCAGGAAATAAAACCTGTAAATGCGGGAAGCTACGTAATTCTATCTGTAAATGACGATGGATGCGGTATTTCAGACGAGAATCTTACCAGAATTATTGATCCATTCTACACCACCAAGCGAAAGCAGGGCGGTCTCGGATTATCTGCCGTATATTCAATTGTGAACAGTTATAAAGGCTATATCGCTGTCAGATCCAAACTTGGTGAGGGTTCGTCTTTTTCTGTATATCTGCCGGCAGCCCCTGGAATTGTTACTGAGACCGCCAGCGATGTTATCCCCGGAGTTTTTATCGCAGGCTTTGAACAAATGGAGGAACAGCTGCTCAGCAGAATTCTGGAAGCAGTTGGCTGTACAGTTTTGCCTGTAACAGCTGAAAGTATTAAGGAAAATTCGATTCCGGAAGATGCAAAGGCTGCGGAGTATAAGCTACTGCTGACCGATTACGATTTCTATATGTCAGAAATCGACCTGTTCACAGATTTGGATATCCTGGAAAATGTGAAAATCGCTGTCATTAACGAATCTTATCATGTACCGGATAACGTGGATTCGAACATAGTGTTCATCAGAAGGCCTTTAGGGATTGACAGTGTTGCCGCGGCTGTTACCAGGTGCGCCTGGGCAAGGCCTGTAGAAACGGTGAAGGTTGGCGGAAGTGAAGATTAA